In Nicotiana tabacum cultivar K326 chromosome 21, ASM71507v2, whole genome shotgun sequence, one DNA window encodes the following:
- the LOC142175261 gene encoding uncharacterized protein LOC142175261 encodes MPEDDIIDEMGKLFVNIIEECCEGTDIKTPTIRDAELGEELQNWTKSIKGQALAYHLAENPVDGDYKPLTTYFPNEKVLFVRDDIAESYPGWRMFFHGAANFKGVRIGEVLTSKSGQHYPALAKIRFPCTNNMVEYGACILGIRMAIDMNIKELLVIGDSDLLIHQVQGEWSSSNVKILPYLHCMKELCKKFTKIEFRHVPRIQNEFADAFITLLSMIHHPDKNYIDPIEVEIKDQHAYYFHVDEEPDGKPWYHDIKKFLATQEYSKNATNGQKASPQEVGKPHFPQQGSLV; translated from the exons ATGCCCGAAGATGATATCATCGACGAGATGGGAAAGTTGTTCGTGAATATAATTGAAGAATGTTGTGAAGGAACTGACATCAAGACACCGACTATTAGGGATGCCGAACTAGGAGAAGAGCTGCAGAATTGGACA AAGTCTATCAAAGGACAAGCTTTAGCTTACCACCTCGCCGAGAATCCAGTGGATGGGGATTACAAACCACTTACCACGTATTTCCCCAATGAAAAAGTACTATTTGTTAGGGATGATATTGCAGAATCATACCCTGGATGGAGGATGTTTTTccatggagcagcaaacttcaaaggagtcagGATTGGGGAAGTCCTGACTTCGAAATCTGGACAACACTATCCAGCATTGGCAAAGATAAGATTCCCGTGTACCAATAATATGGTTGAATACGGGGCATGCATCCTTGGAATCAgaatggcaatcgacatgaacatCAAAGAACTTTTGGTCATAGGAGATTCTGATCTATTGATCCACCAAGTACAAGGAGAATGGTCATCCAGTAATGTCAAGATACTACCGTACCTCCACTGCATGAAGGAGCTGTGCAAGaagttcacgaagatagagttcaGGCATGTCCCTAGAATTCAGAACGAGTTCGCAGATGCCTTTATAACTTTATTATCCATGATTCATCATCCAGACAAGAACTATATCGATCCTATCGAGGTAGAAATCAAGGATCAACATGCCTATTACTTCCATGTGGATGAAGAACCAGATGGTAAACCTTGGTATCACGACATCAAGAAGTTCCTCGCAACCCAGGAATACTCAAAAAATGCTACTAATGGTCAAAAAGCGAGCCCGCAGGAGGTTGGCAAACCACATTTTCCTCAACAGGGAAGTCTTGTATAG